The following coding sequences lie in one Arachis hypogaea cultivar Tifrunner chromosome 9, arahy.Tifrunner.gnm2.J5K5, whole genome shotgun sequence genomic window:
- the LOC112711481 gene encoding protein PHR1-LIKE 2, with protein MFSRLVHPCGGGGDGDGVEEMMVQGGGGGGGGGGGGEPSLVLTSDPKPRLRWTTDLHERFVDAVTQLGGATKATPKAILRTMNVKGLTLYHLKSHLQKYRLGKQSGKDFDEGCKDASYPLESPSTNNSSPKASYDANEGQEVKEALRAQMEVQSKLHLLVEAEKHLLICQDAEQTYMVMLERACKMLADQIISNPMVDTGSQRLEGLHVSEVLVPSLILLPQGTESCLTSLENLGGLTLEGSPSGARKRILNLDSVVAPLMWNEANMRTQGIHSSQVNPHHEITGYGM; from the exons atGTTTTCAAGGTTGGTACATCCCTGCGGCGGTGGCGGTGATGGCGACGGAGTGGAAGAGATGATGGTGCAgggcggaggaggaggaggaggaggaggaggaggtggagagCCGTCTCTGGTTTTGACCTCTGATCCGAAGCCTCGGCTTCGTTGGACCACGGACCTCCATGAACGCTTCGTTGATGCTGTCACTCAACTCGGCGGTGCCACCA AAGCCACACCAAAAGCGATTTTGCGGACAATGAATGTCAAGGGTTTGACTCTATATCACTTAAAGAGTCATCTGCAG AAATACAGGCTTGGTAAGCAATctggaaaagattttgatgagGGATGCAAAGATG CTTCGTACCCTCTGGAAAGCCCCAGTACAAATAACTCATCTCCTAAGGCGTCTTATGATGCAAATGA GGGCCAAGAAGTAAAGGAAGCATTAAGGGCACAAATGGAAGTGCAAAGTAAACTACATTTGTTAGTGGAG GCAGAGAAGCACTTGCTAATTTGCCAGGATGCTGAACAGACATATATGGTCATGCTTGAGAGAGCTTGCAAGATGCTGGCTGATCAAATTATTAGCAATCCAATGGTCGACACAGGCAGCCAAAGGTTGGAAGGATTGCATGTTTCGGAAGTGCTGGTGCCTTCGCTTATTCTGCTGCCCCAGGGAACTGAAAGCTGCCTAACATCACTTGAGAATCTCGGCGGATTGACGCTGGAGGGATCTCCAAGCGGGGCAAGGAAGAGAATtctgaatttagactcagtggtAGCTCCTTTGATGTGGAACGAAGCTAACATGAGAACTCAGGGTATCCATTCAAGTCAAGTGAATCCTCATCACGAAATAACTGGGTATGGTATGTAG